A genomic segment from Modestobacter roseus encodes:
- a CDS encoding siderophore-interacting protein produces MQHGWEGVVLRAMRGKDFVLTVRGSERVGERYQRITVTDGGLLTACPPHPAMWIRLWFAHEGRPHQRAYTLVDPDPVAGTFGLEFALHDGPAADWSVAVWPGSTIDATVQGTRAEQAPPGTRAMHLVGDPASLPAVNSLLDAHPTTPARVWLEAGHPADRELPVRAGDGHEVVWVDRDGAPGRAVRDAVTAAWAGRSAGEPAADPARDWFWVACEAAASRELGRHLRRDLGVTKERVSALGYWRTA; encoded by the coding sequence GTGCAGCACGGCTGGGAGGGCGTGGTCCTGCGGGCCATGCGAGGCAAGGACTTCGTGCTCACCGTGCGCGGCAGCGAGCGCGTCGGCGAGCGGTACCAGCGGATCACGGTGACCGACGGGGGGCTGCTCACCGCCTGCCCGCCGCACCCCGCGATGTGGATCCGGCTCTGGTTCGCGCACGAGGGCCGACCGCACCAGCGGGCCTACACGCTGGTCGACCCCGACCCGGTCGCGGGCACCTTCGGCCTGGAGTTCGCGCTGCACGACGGCCCCGCGGCCGACTGGTCGGTCGCGGTCTGGCCCGGCAGCACGATCGACGCGACGGTGCAGGGAACCCGCGCCGAGCAGGCGCCGCCCGGCACGCGCGCGATGCACCTGGTCGGGGACCCGGCATCGCTGCCCGCCGTGAACTCGCTGCTCGACGCACACCCGACCACGCCCGCCCGGGTCTGGCTCGAGGCCGGACACCCGGCCGACCGGGAGTTGCCGGTGCGGGCCGGTGACGGGCACGAGGTGGTCTGGGTCGACCGCGACGGCGCGCCCGGCCGTGCGGTCCGTGACGCGGTCACCGCCGCCTGGGCGGGCCGATCGGCGGGGGAGCCGGCGGCCGACCCGGCGCGGGACTGGTTCTGGGTGGCCTGCGAGGCCGCGGCCAGCCGGGAGCTGGGCCGGCACCTGCGCCGCGACCTCGGTGTGACCAAGGAGCGTGTCTCGGCGCTCGGCTACTGGCGCACGGCGTGA
- a CDS encoding MarR family winged helix-turn-helix transcriptional regulator, with translation MTQPAVHLETSVGLALKQAAAALRTAMDAALRPLDLGVSQYACLEQLRHRPGLSAAELARATFVTRQSMHAVLQGLQERGLLTRPATAPAGRALPTELTTAGASLLDRASRAVAEVEQRMLTALSAPAAARLQQDLLACVAALEAQAR, from the coding sequence ATGACGCAACCCGCCGTCCACCTCGAGACCTCCGTCGGGCTGGCGCTCAAGCAGGCCGCCGCGGCGCTGCGTACGGCGATGGACGCCGCGCTGCGCCCCCTGGACCTCGGCGTGTCCCAGTACGCGTGCCTGGAGCAGCTGCGGCACCGGCCGGGGCTGTCCGCCGCGGAGCTCGCCCGGGCCACGTTCGTCACCCGGCAGTCGATGCACGCGGTGCTCCAGGGCCTGCAGGAGCGGGGCCTGCTGACCCGGCCGGCGACCGCACCGGCCGGGCGCGCTCTGCCCACCGAGCTGACCACGGCGGGCGCCTCGCTGCTCGACCGGGCCAGCCGGGCCGTGGCCGAGGTCGAGCAGCGGATGCTGACCGCGCTGTCGGCCCCTGCCGCCGCCCGCCTGCAGCAGGACCTGCTCGCCTGCGTCGCCGCGCTGGAGGCCCAGGCGCGCTGA
- a CDS encoding FKBP-type peptidyl-prolyl cis-trans isomerase yields the protein MDRRTAPRLLATLALTASLAACGGTDDEAAGTLADQISTDLSVEPDVPPSEEPAPEELVVGDVVAGDGAEATDGTTAQVKYVGALYENGEEFDSSWSRGEDSTYPVTLGEGGVIPGFEQGIEGMQVGGRRVVTIPSDLGYGPAGAGDAIPGDATLVFVIDLVEVTD from the coding sequence ATGGACCGCCGCACCGCCCCACGCCTGCTCGCCACGCTGGCCCTCACCGCCTCGCTGGCCGCCTGCGGGGGCACCGACGACGAGGCGGCGGGCACCTTGGCCGACCAGATCAGCACGGACCTGAGCGTCGAGCCGGACGTGCCGCCGTCGGAGGAGCCGGCCCCGGAGGAGCTGGTGGTCGGCGACGTCGTCGCCGGCGACGGTGCGGAGGCGACCGACGGGACCACCGCGCAGGTCAAGTACGTCGGGGCGCTCTACGAGAACGGCGAGGAGTTCGACTCGTCCTGGAGCCGCGGGGAGGACTCGACGTATCCCGTCACGCTGGGGGAGGGCGGGGTCATCCCGGGCTTCGAGCAGGGCATCGAGGGCATGCAGGTCGGCGGCCGGCGGGTCGTCACCATCCCCAGCGACCTGGGCTACGGCCCGGCGGGGGCCGGGGACGCGATCCCCGGTGACGCGACCCTGGTGTTCGTCATCGACCTGGTCGAGGTGACCGACTGA
- a CDS encoding MFS transporter: MTAPVAPAVDTSAPVAAGAPPWGLLSVLWVSQNLGIGFLTVGLVAILRSDGASLEELSLVSLLGLAWPLKLLWAPLLDRYGSRRLGHHRSWLLVLQPAMVVALLALLPFGDPAAALGPLVAVCALYVLLSATQDVATDALGVRLLRPQDRGLGNGVQVGASYVGTVLGGGLCVLVYDRAGWAAAVLLLAALTLIALAVVLRFREPERDPRVPGSAAWGALIGVFRRPGVPRWALGVVPLVYGGAAGVYALPSAALVDAGWSLTRIGVVTGVVVSVPAALAGPLAGWLVRRWGRAVVLAAGGVGLAAATAGLVPLLRGAVPLAGTVAALGGFLVAYTALNVVVYTVSMDLCRPATAGTDFTTLTTVPLIAAFLTASAALATAALVGYVASAALWCVVALAGVVLGVGWLRAAPLR, translated from the coding sequence GTGACCGCGCCGGTCGCCCCCGCCGTCGACACGTCCGCCCCCGTGGCGGCCGGCGCGCCACCGTGGGGTCTGCTCTCGGTCCTGTGGGTCAGCCAGAACCTCGGCATCGGCTTCCTCACCGTCGGGCTGGTCGCGATCCTGCGGTCCGACGGCGCGTCCCTCGAGGAGCTGTCACTCGTCTCGCTGCTGGGCCTCGCGTGGCCGCTGAAGCTGCTCTGGGCCCCGCTCCTGGACCGGTACGGCTCCCGCCGGCTCGGACACCACCGCTCCTGGCTGCTCGTGCTCCAGCCCGCCATGGTGGTGGCGTTGCTCGCCCTGCTGCCCTTCGGTGACCCGGCCGCCGCGCTCGGCCCGCTCGTCGCCGTCTGCGCCCTGTACGTGCTGCTGTCGGCGACCCAGGACGTCGCGACCGACGCCCTGGGGGTGCGGCTGCTGCGCCCGCAGGACCGCGGTCTCGGCAACGGTGTGCAGGTCGGCGCCAGCTACGTGGGCACGGTGCTCGGCGGCGGCCTCTGCGTGCTGGTCTACGACCGTGCCGGGTGGGCGGCTGCGGTGCTGCTGCTCGCCGCGCTCACCCTGATCGCGCTCGCGGTGGTGCTCCGGTTCCGTGAGCCCGAGCGTGACCCCCGGGTGCCCGGGAGTGCGGCCTGGGGCGCGTTGATCGGTGTCTTCCGCCGTCCCGGCGTCCCGCGATGGGCGCTGGGCGTCGTGCCGCTCGTGTACGGCGGCGCGGCCGGGGTGTACGCCCTGCCCAGCGCGGCGCTCGTCGACGCCGGGTGGTCGCTCACCCGGATCGGCGTCGTCACCGGCGTCGTCGTCAGCGTGCCGGCGGCGCTGGCCGGCCCGCTCGCCGGGTGGCTGGTCCGCCGGTGGGGCCGGGCCGTGGTGCTGGCCGCCGGCGGCGTCGGCCTGGCGGCGGCGACCGCCGGGCTGGTGCCGCTGCTCCGCGGTGCCGTGCCCCTCGCCGGCACGGTGGCCGCGCTCGGCGGTTTCCTCGTCGCCTACACCGCGCTCAACGTCGTGGTCTACACGGTGAGCATGGACCTGTGCCGCCCTGCCACGGCGGGCACCGACTTCACCACGCTGACCACCGTGCCGCTCATCGCCGCATTCCTCACCGCCTCGGCCGCGCTGGCCACGGCGGCGCTCGTCGGGTACGTGGCGTCGGCCGCCCTCTGGTGTGTCGTGGCACTGGCAGGGGTCGTCCTGGGCGTCGGCTGGCTGCGGGCCGCGCCGCTCCGGTGA
- a CDS encoding universal stress protein has protein sequence MSASIIVGLDGSEASGRAADAAADAARRHDLRLVLACVVPWSPYSFSTAEENERRTIDKEREAKSARERVLDPAIARLSATGDLSIEGVVRHGHPAETLVALAREHDAAWIIVGRVGQSRVRTLLFGSTPSSLIQLSPVPVLVVP, from the coding sequence ATGTCCGCTTCGATCATCGTGGGGCTCGACGGGAGCGAGGCGAGCGGACGGGCAGCGGACGCCGCGGCCGACGCGGCGCGAAGGCACGACCTGCGGCTGGTGCTGGCCTGCGTCGTCCCCTGGTCGCCCTACTCGTTCTCCACGGCCGAGGAGAACGAGCGCCGGACGATCGACAAGGAACGCGAGGCGAAGTCGGCCCGCGAACGGGTGCTGGACCCGGCCATCGCCCGGCTGTCCGCCACGGGCGACCTGAGCATCGAGGGCGTCGTGCGGCACGGGCACCCGGCCGAGACCCTGGTCGCCCTCGCCCGCGAGCACGACGCCGCCTGGATCATCGTCGGCCGGGTCGGTCAGAGCCGGGTCCGCACGCTGCTGTTCGGCTCGACCCCGAGCAGCCTCATCCAGCTCTCCCCCGTCCCCGTCCTGGTGGTGCCGTGA
- a CDS encoding WD40/YVTN/BNR-like repeat-containing protein: protein MTTTLLAIGTRKGLWLATSEDRRAWSLSAPHFLMTEVPSVGIDVRDGRTRVLLGIRSEHFGPTVVHSDDLGTTWTEPEGGAIRFPTDAGAAVERVWQLHPDSADRPGVVWAGAEPISVWRSDDGGEHFELCRGLWDHPHRAEWGAGYGGAAAHSVVPGPDGTVHVAMSTGGVYRTRDGGASWQPRNAGISAYFLPGPAPEFGQCVHKIARDAADPRRLYAQNHHGVHRSDDDGDTWTSIADGLPSDFGFVMLADPRRGGRIWVVPLVADGQRIPPDGRLAVHRSDDAGETWQRLDAGLPTDEYNAVLRDAACVDAGDPVGVYVGTRGGEVYASADAGESFTQVAGHLPDVLCVRAAVLP from the coding sequence ATGACCACCACGCTGCTGGCGATCGGCACCCGCAAGGGGCTCTGGCTCGCGACGAGCGAGGACCGGCGCGCCTGGTCGCTCTCCGCACCGCACTTCCTGATGACCGAGGTGCCCAGCGTCGGCATCGACGTCCGCGACGGGCGCACCCGGGTGCTGCTCGGCATCCGTTCGGAGCACTTCGGCCCGACCGTCGTCCACTCCGACGACCTGGGCACCACCTGGACCGAGCCCGAGGGCGGCGCGATCCGGTTCCCCACCGACGCCGGCGCCGCCGTCGAGCGGGTCTGGCAGCTGCACCCGGACTCCGCCGACCGGCCCGGCGTGGTCTGGGCCGGCGCCGAGCCGATCTCGGTCTGGCGCTCGGACGACGGCGGCGAGCACTTCGAGCTGTGCCGCGGGCTCTGGGACCACCCGCACCGCGCCGAGTGGGGCGCCGGCTACGGCGGGGCCGCGGCGCACTCCGTCGTCCCCGGGCCCGACGGCACGGTGCACGTCGCGATGAGCACCGGCGGCGTCTACCGCACGCGCGACGGCGGGGCGTCCTGGCAGCCGCGCAACGCCGGCATCTCCGCCTACTTCCTGCCCGGCCCGGCGCCGGAGTTCGGCCAGTGCGTGCACAAGATCGCCCGGGACGCCGCCGACCCGCGGCGGCTCTACGCGCAGAACCACCACGGCGTGCACCGCTCCGACGACGACGGCGACACCTGGACGTCCATCGCCGACGGGCTGCCCTCGGACTTCGGCTTCGTGATGCTCGCCGACCCGCGCCGGGGCGGGCGGATCTGGGTGGTGCCGCTGGTCGCCGACGGGCAGCGCATCCCACCGGACGGTCGGCTGGCGGTGCACCGCAGCGACGACGCGGGGGAGACCTGGCAGCGGCTGGACGCCGGGCTGCCGACCGACGAGTACAACGCGGTGCTGCGCGACGCCGCCTGCGTGGACGCCGGCGACCCGGTGGGCGTGTACGTGGGCACCCGCGGCGGGGAGGTGTACGCCAGCGCCGACGCGGGGGAGTCGTTCACCCAGGTCGCCGGCCACCTGCCCGACGTGCTCTGCGTGCGCGCGGCGGTCCTGCCGTGA
- a CDS encoding alanine/glycine:cation symporter family protein, with the protein MTVLASPDVPAPDVLAATFDEQVNDVFAPISDFITGIVFAAVPLDFIDEGVELPLIVVWLVVAGIFFTIYLKGFQFRAFGHAIQLIKGKYDDPEDAGEVTHFQALATAVSGTVGLGNIAGVAVAISLGGPGATLWMIVAGLVGMCTKGVECTLGVKYRRVYDDGRVSGGPMYYLSQGLKEKGKGTLGKVLAVLFCVFTLGGAVGGGNMFQANQAFAQAQSVTGGADGWLGFGAAGAVFGVVLALLVGAVIIGGIRSIARVTDKLVPFMAVFYVIACLSVLFANATEIPSALWEILRTAFSPEAGFGGVVGVLIQGFRRAAFSNEAGLGSAAIAHSAVKTNEPATEGHVAVLEPFIDTVVICTMTALAIVITGTWADESSAAGVETTSAAFETVAGWFPIILAVAVILFAYSTMLAWSYYGLKASTYLFGESMVVDRVWKLIFCVFVVIGASSTLDAVIGFSDSMIFLMSLPNIIGLYILSRVVKRELFGYRERLAHGALVPVAERGITPRPQGGSTAATTGLDGTNPTPPPTADPR; encoded by the coding sequence ATGACCGTGCTCGCCTCCCCCGACGTCCCTGCCCCGGACGTGCTGGCCGCCACGTTCGACGAGCAGGTCAACGACGTCTTCGCGCCGATCTCGGACTTCATCACCGGGATCGTCTTCGCCGCCGTCCCGCTGGACTTCATCGACGAGGGCGTCGAGCTACCCCTGATCGTCGTCTGGCTGGTCGTCGCCGGGATCTTCTTCACCATCTACCTGAAGGGCTTCCAGTTCCGGGCCTTCGGCCACGCGATCCAGCTGATCAAGGGCAAGTACGACGATCCCGAGGACGCCGGCGAGGTCACCCACTTCCAGGCGCTGGCGACCGCCGTCTCCGGCACGGTGGGCCTCGGCAACATCGCCGGGGTCGCGGTGGCCATCTCCCTCGGCGGGCCCGGTGCCACGCTGTGGATGATCGTCGCGGGCCTGGTCGGCATGTGCACCAAGGGAGTCGAGTGCACCCTCGGCGTCAAGTACCGCCGGGTCTACGACGACGGCCGGGTCTCCGGTGGGCCGATGTACTACCTGAGCCAGGGCCTCAAGGAGAAGGGCAAGGGCACGCTGGGCAAGGTCCTCGCGGTGCTGTTCTGCGTCTTCACCCTGGGCGGCGCCGTCGGCGGCGGGAACATGTTCCAGGCCAACCAGGCCTTCGCCCAGGCCCAGTCGGTGACCGGCGGCGCGGACGGCTGGCTCGGGTTCGGCGCCGCCGGCGCCGTCTTCGGCGTGGTGCTCGCCCTCCTCGTCGGCGCGGTGATCATCGGCGGGATCCGGAGCATCGCCCGGGTCACCGACAAGCTCGTCCCCTTCATGGCCGTCTTCTACGTGATCGCCTGCCTCTCCGTGCTCTTCGCCAACGCCACGGAGATCCCGAGCGCGCTCTGGGAGATCCTCCGGACGGCGTTCAGCCCCGAGGCCGGCTTCGGCGGCGTCGTCGGCGTGCTCATCCAGGGCTTCCGGCGGGCGGCGTTCAGCAACGAGGCCGGTCTCGGGTCGGCCGCGATCGCGCACTCCGCGGTGAAGACCAACGAGCCGGCGACCGAGGGACACGTGGCCGTCCTGGAGCCGTTCATCGACACCGTCGTCATCTGCACCATGACCGCGCTGGCCATCGTCATCACCGGCACCTGGGCCGACGAGTCCAGCGCCGCCGGCGTGGAGACCACCTCGGCCGCCTTCGAGACGGTGGCGGGCTGGTTCCCCATCATCCTGGCGGTGGCGGTGATCCTGTTCGCCTACTCGACCATGCTCGCCTGGAGCTACTACGGGCTGAAGGCGTCGACCTACCTGTTCGGCGAGTCGATGGTGGTGGACCGGGTGTGGAAGCTGATCTTCTGCGTCTTCGTCGTCATCGGGGCCTCGTCGACCCTCGACGCGGTGATCGGCTTCTCCGACAGCATGATCTTCCTGATGTCGCTGCCGAACATCATCGGGCTGTACATCCTGAGCCGGGTGGTGAAGCGGGAGCTCTTCGGCTACCGGGAGCGGCTGGCCCACGGGGCGCTCGTGCCGGTCGCCGAACGGGGCATCACGCCCCGCCCGCAGGGGGGCAGCACCGCGGCCACCACCGGCCTCGACGGCACCAACCCGACCCCGCCGCCGACGGCCGACCCGCGCTGA
- a CDS encoding VanZ family protein: MLAGYLAAGAWLTLRPSPMGRVQGFGTRLVHDLTGTSWHVSARLAERGGNVLLFVPLGLLLCAALPRVPRWVVWAICVAGSLGIEATQALFLPNRFPSVVDVVTNSTGAAIGVGLHWLLTRGRRTPG, translated from the coding sequence CTGCTCGCCGGGTACCTCGCGGCCGGGGCCTGGCTGACGCTGCGCCCGTCGCCCATGGGCCGGGTGCAGGGGTTCGGCACCCGGCTGGTGCACGACCTGACCGGTACCTCCTGGCACGTCAGCGCGCGGCTGGCCGAGCGGGGCGGCAACGTGCTGCTGTTCGTCCCGCTGGGCCTGCTGCTGTGCGCGGCGCTGCCCCGGGTGCCCCGCTGGGTGGTCTGGGCGATCTGCGTCGCCGGTTCGCTGGGGATCGAGGCGACCCAGGCGCTGTTCCTGCCCAACCGGTTCCCCTCGGTGGTCGACGTGGTCACCAACAGCACCGGGGCCGCGATCGGCGTCGGCCTGCACTGGCTGCTCACCCGGGGGCGCCGCACCCCCGGCTGA
- a CDS encoding VOC family protein: MPHVTGPDFIALQVRDVAASAAFYEQHLGLRRAPAGPPHGVVFATSPIAFAVREPLPGVDLDAASPRPGLGVAVWLHADDAQGLHDALAAAGVPIVTAPVDGPFGRTFTFADPDGYAVTVHDRA; this comes from the coding sequence ATGCCGCACGTCACCGGACCCGACTTCATCGCCCTGCAGGTGCGCGACGTCGCGGCCTCCGCCGCGTTCTACGAGCAGCACCTGGGGCTGCGCCGCGCCCCGGCCGGACCGCCGCACGGGGTGGTCTTCGCCACCAGCCCGATCGCCTTCGCGGTGCGCGAGCCGCTGCCCGGCGTCGACCTGGACGCCGCGTCCCCGCGGCCGGGTCTGGGCGTGGCGGTGTGGCTGCACGCCGACGACGCGCAGGGGCTGCACGACGCCCTCGCCGCCGCCGGGGTGCCCATCGTTACCGCGCCGGTCGACGGGCCGTTCGGCCGCACGTTCACCTTCGCCGACCCCGACGGCTATGCGGTCACCGTGCACGACCGGGCGTGA
- the cobN gene encoding cobaltochelatase subunit CobN has protein sequence MRTFTLLSTSDTDLLSARTSDSEWRLGNPYRVGDLAEFAAGTDLVVVRILGSRRKYEDMVAPLLGLGVPVVVLGGEQLPDAELMGLSTVPMGVATEAHAYLAQGGPDNIVQLHRFLADTVLLDGEGFEAPAVAPDWGLLERETTATGPRVAVLYYRAHHLAGNTAFVHTLCAAIEACGGVPVPIFTASLRSVEPAMLDVLRTVDAMVVTVLAAGGSKPATASAGGDDGAWDVGELARLDVPVIQGLVLGTPRETWAANDDGLSPLDVGNQVAIPEFDGRIISVPFSFKEVDDEGLTSYVPDPERAARVAGTAVAHARLRHTAPADRKIVVMLSAYPTKHSRIGNAVGLDTPASVVRLLAAMAGQGYDIGPFDGEGSLPGVADLDGDRLVHALIEAGGQDPDWLTAEQLSGNPVRIPAAEYRRFFDTLPAELTDRMVEHWGPPPGELFVDPTDDCIVFAALRAGNVVVMVQPPRGFGENPIAIYHDPDLPPSHHYLAAYHWLRSSFGAHAVVHVGKHGNLEWMPGKTVGLSASCAPDAALGDLPMVYPFLVNDPGEGSQAKRRAHAVLVDHMVPPMARADTYGDIARLEQLLDEHANIAAMDPPKLPAVRQQIWTLIQAAKLDHDLGLDDRPHDAEFDEMILHVDGWLCAIKDSQIRDGLHVFGSPPEGDARVGLVLAILRARQIWGGSVAMPGLREALGLVEDGSAGLHETDEVEARALALVTAMEAAGWTADAVEPTVADVLGGPHAEVSRVLHFAVAEVVPRLAKTTDEIDMALHALDGGYVPAGPSGSPLRGLVNVLPTGRNFYSVDPRAVPSRLAWETGQGLAESLVERYVAETGSFPASVGLSVWGTSAMRTSGDDVAQVLALLGVRPVWDEASRRVTKLEPIPLGELGRPRIDVTVRISGFFRDAFPHVVTMLDDAVTLAAGLDETPEQNYVKAHVEADVAEHGDRRRATTRVFGSKPGAYGAGLLSLIDSRDWRTDADLAEVYAVWGGYAYGRDLDGVQARPDMETAYRRIAVAAKNIDTREHDIADSDDYFQYHGGMVATVRALTGSSPKAYIGDSTRPEHVRTRSLVEETSRVFRARVVNPKWLAAMRRHGYKGAFEMAATVDYLFGYDATTGVVADWMYEKLAQSYVLDPENRAFMEESNPWALHGIAERLLEAVDRKMWAEPDPALLAELQQAYLDTEGDLEGGETPAQQPGAGAGAQA, from the coding sequence TTGCGCACCTTCACCCTGCTCTCCACCTCCGACACCGACCTGCTGTCGGCCCGCACCAGCGACTCGGAGTGGCGGCTGGGCAACCCCTACCGCGTCGGCGACCTGGCCGAGTTCGCCGCCGGCACCGACCTGGTCGTGGTGCGCATCCTCGGTTCCCGCCGGAAGTACGAGGACATGGTCGCGCCGCTGCTGGGCCTGGGTGTGCCGGTCGTCGTGCTGGGCGGGGAGCAGCTGCCCGACGCCGAGCTGATGGGGCTCTCGACCGTGCCGATGGGCGTGGCCACCGAGGCGCACGCCTACCTGGCCCAGGGCGGCCCGGACAACATCGTGCAGCTGCACCGCTTCCTGGCCGACACCGTGCTGCTGGACGGCGAGGGCTTCGAGGCCCCGGCCGTGGCGCCCGACTGGGGCCTGCTGGAGCGGGAGACCACCGCGACCGGCCCGCGGGTCGCCGTCCTGTACTACCGGGCCCACCACCTCGCCGGGAACACCGCGTTCGTGCACACGCTGTGCGCGGCGATCGAGGCGTGCGGCGGCGTGCCGGTGCCGATCTTCACCGCGTCGCTGCGGTCGGTGGAGCCGGCGATGCTCGACGTGCTGCGCACCGTCGACGCGATGGTGGTCACCGTGCTGGCGGCCGGCGGCTCGAAGCCCGCCACCGCGTCGGCCGGCGGGGACGACGGCGCCTGGGACGTCGGCGAGCTCGCCCGCCTCGACGTCCCGGTGATCCAGGGCCTGGTGCTCGGCACCCCGCGGGAGACCTGGGCGGCCAACGACGACGGGCTCTCCCCGCTCGACGTCGGCAACCAGGTCGCCATCCCCGAGTTCGACGGCCGGATCATCAGCGTGCCGTTCTCCTTCAAGGAGGTCGACGACGAGGGCCTGACCTCCTACGTGCCCGACCCGGAGCGGGCCGCCCGGGTGGCCGGCACCGCCGTCGCGCACGCCCGGCTCCGGCACACCGCCCCGGCCGACCGCAAGATCGTGGTGATGCTGTCGGCGTACCCGACGAAGCACTCGCGGATCGGCAACGCGGTCGGCCTGGACACCCCGGCCTCGGTGGTCCGGCTGCTGGCCGCGATGGCCGGGCAGGGCTACGACATCGGCCCGTTCGACGGCGAGGGCTCGCTGCCCGGCGTCGCGGACCTGGACGGCGACCGGCTGGTGCACGCGCTGATCGAGGCCGGCGGCCAGGACCCGGACTGGCTGACCGCCGAGCAGCTGTCCGGCAACCCGGTGCGCATCCCGGCGGCGGAGTACCGCCGGTTCTTCGACACCCTCCCCGCCGAGCTGACCGACCGGATGGTGGAGCACTGGGGTCCGCCGCCCGGCGAGCTGTTCGTCGACCCGACCGACGACTGCATCGTGTTCGCCGCGCTGCGCGCCGGCAACGTCGTGGTGATGGTGCAGCCGCCGCGCGGCTTCGGGGAGAACCCGATCGCGATCTACCACGACCCGGACCTGCCGCCGTCGCACCACTACCTGGCCGCCTACCACTGGCTGCGCTCGTCGTTCGGCGCGCACGCGGTCGTGCACGTGGGCAAGCACGGCAACCTGGAGTGGATGCCCGGCAAGACCGTCGGGCTGTCGGCGTCCTGCGCGCCGGACGCCGCGCTGGGCGACCTGCCGATGGTCTACCCGTTCCTGGTCAACGACCCGGGCGAGGGCAGCCAGGCCAAGCGCCGCGCGCACGCGGTGCTGGTCGACCACATGGTGCCGCCGATGGCCCGCGCGGACACCTACGGCGACATCGCCCGGCTGGAGCAGCTGCTCGACGAGCACGCCAACATCGCCGCGATGGACCCGCCGAAGCTGCCCGCCGTCCGGCAGCAGATCTGGACGCTGATCCAGGCCGCGAAGCTCGACCACGACCTGGGCCTGGACGACCGGCCGCACGACGCCGAGTTCGACGAGATGATCCTGCACGTCGACGGCTGGCTGTGCGCCATCAAGGACAGCCAGATCCGCGACGGGCTGCACGTCTTCGGTTCCCCGCCGGAGGGCGACGCGCGCGTGGGCCTGGTGCTGGCGATCCTGCGGGCCCGGCAGATCTGGGGCGGTTCGGTCGCGATGCCCGGTCTGCGCGAGGCGCTCGGCCTGGTCGAGGACGGCTCGGCCGGGCTGCACGAGACCGACGAGGTCGAGGCGCGGGCGCTGGCCCTGGTCACCGCGATGGAGGCGGCCGGCTGGACCGCCGACGCCGTCGAGCCCACCGTGGCCGACGTGCTGGGCGGGCCGCACGCGGAGGTGTCCCGGGTGCTGCACTTCGCCGTCGCCGAGGTCGTGCCGCGGCTGGCGAAGACCACGGACGAGATCGACATGGCGCTGCACGCCCTGGACGGCGGGTACGTGCCCGCCGGGCCGTCGGGCTCGCCGCTGCGCGGGCTGGTCAACGTGCTGCCGACCGGGCGCAACTTCTACTCCGTCGACCCGCGGGCGGTGCCCTCCCGGCTGGCCTGGGAGACCGGGCAGGGCCTGGCCGAGTCGCTGGTCGAGCGGTACGTCGCCGAGACCGGTTCCTTCCCGGCGTCGGTCGGCCTGTCGGTGTGGGGCACCTCGGCGATGCGCACCTCCGGGGACGACGTCGCGCAGGTGCTGGCGCTGCTCGGCGTCCGGCCGGTCTGGGACGAGGCCTCCCGCCGCGTGACCAAGCTGGAGCCGATCCCGCTCGGTGAGCTGGGCCGGCCGCGGATCGACGTCACCGTGCGCATCTCCGGGTTCTTCCGGGACGCCTTCCCGCACGTGGTGACCATGCTCGACGACGCCGTCACCCTGGCCGCGGGGCTGGACGAGACGCCGGAGCAGAACTACGTCAAGGCCCACGTGGAGGCCGACGTCGCCGAGCACGGCGACCGCCGGCGCGCCACCACCCGGGTGTTCGGCTCCAAGCCCGGCGCCTACGGGGCCGGGCTGCTGTCGCTGATCGACAGCCGGGACTGGCGCACCGACGCCGACCTGGCCGAGGTCTACGCGGTGTGGGGCGGCTACGCCTACGGCCGCGACCTCGACGGGGTGCAGGCCCGCCCGGACATGGAGACCGCCTACCGGCGGATCGCGGTGGCGGCCAAGAACATCGACACCCGCGAGCACGACATCGCCGACTCCGACGACTACTTCCAGTACCACGGCGGGATGGTCGCCACGGTGCGCGCGCTGACCGGCAGCTCCCCGAAGGCCTACATCGGCGACTCGACCCGGCCCGAGCACGTGCGCACCCGGTCGCTGGTCGAGGAGACCTCGCGGGTGTTCCGGGCCCGGGTGGTCAACCCGAAGTGGCTGGCCGCGATGCGCCGGCACGGCTACAAGGGCGCGTTCGAGATGGCCGCCACCGTCGACTACCTGTTCGGCTACGACGCCACCACCGGCGTCGTCGCCGACTGGATGTACGAGAAGCTCGCCCAGTCCTACGTGCTCGACCCGGAGAACCGGGCGTTCATGGAGGAGTCGAACCCCTGGGCGCTGCACGGCATCGCCGAGCGGCTGCTGGAGGCGGTCGACCGGAAGATGTGGGCGGAGCCGGACCCGGCGCTGCTGGCCGAGCTGCAGCAGGCCTACCTGGACACCGAGGGCGACCTCGAGGGCGGCGAGACCCCGGCGCAGCAGCCCGGCGCCGGCGCCGGCGCCCAGGCCTGA